A region from the Pseudomonas cucumis genome encodes:
- a CDS encoding TolC family outer membrane protein produces MRVLTPLCSAILLAMACTSQAQAMSLTEAIQSTIATHPELSSRVDARLSADEQIKVAKGGFYPSVDLNAGYGRGYSDNTTTRAQGNHHTEILTYTQSELRLRQMLFDGFNTSNEVARTKGVANSRAYYAQGTAQDLALRTVEVYLEVLKRRELVTLAKNNLQAHMRVNDQIGLRTQRGVGSNADSDQSTARRALAQNNLDTAEVDLADAETNFYSVVGRMPDELEAPPSTRGELPATLPEAQQSMVENNPYLKSAQADVQSAESQYEVSKSPFYPRFDAEAAVGANNNIQGDEGHDNEWRVGVVMNYNLFRGGSDKARLASNAHQINQALDIRNNALRQLNENIHLAWNAMLNAKKQTPTAREYAETTTRVRAAYQDQFGLGQRTLLDVLDSENELYNANRRYTEVRYTEEFSMYRVLANMGQLLSKQRVVLPADAIASTEVKNEARLPELK; encoded by the coding sequence ATGCGCGTTTTAACCCCCCTCTGCAGCGCGATTTTGCTGGCCATGGCCTGCACTTCTCAGGCTCAGGCGATGTCATTGACCGAGGCGATCCAGAGCACCATTGCGACCCACCCGGAACTGTCGTCGCGGGTCGATGCCCGGCTCTCGGCCGACGAGCAGATTAAAGTCGCCAAAGGGGGCTTCTATCCATCGGTGGATTTGAACGCCGGCTACGGGCGCGGGTACAGCGATAACACCACCACTCGGGCGCAGGGCAATCACCACACCGAAATCCTCACCTACACCCAGTCGGAACTGCGCCTGCGACAGATGCTGTTCGACGGCTTCAACACCTCCAACGAGGTTGCACGCACCAAAGGCGTGGCCAACTCGCGAGCCTATTACGCTCAGGGCACTGCCCAGGATCTGGCCCTGCGCACCGTCGAGGTGTACCTCGAAGTGCTCAAGCGCCGCGAACTGGTGACCCTGGCCAAGAACAACCTGCAAGCGCACATGCGGGTCAACGATCAGATCGGCCTGCGCACCCAGCGTGGGGTCGGTAGCAACGCTGACTCCGACCAGTCCACCGCTCGCCGGGCGCTGGCGCAAAACAACCTCGACACCGCCGAAGTCGATCTGGCCGATGCCGAGACGAATTTCTACAGCGTCGTGGGGCGCATGCCCGATGAACTCGAAGCGCCGCCATCGACCCGCGGCGAATTGCCCGCCACCCTGCCGGAAGCCCAGCAGAGCATGGTGGAAAACAACCCGTACCTGAAATCCGCCCAGGCCGATGTGCAATCGGCCGAGAGCCAGTACGAAGTCTCCAAGTCGCCGTTCTACCCGCGTTTTGACGCTGAAGCGGCGGTGGGTGCGAATAACAATATTCAGGGCGACGAAGGTCACGACAACGAATGGCGAGTGGGTGTGGTGATGAACTACAACCTGTTCCGCGGTGGCAGCGACAAGGCTCGCCTGGCCTCCAATGCGCACCAGATCAACCAGGCGCTGGACATCCGCAACAACGCCCTGCGCCAGCTCAACGAGAACATCCACCTGGCCTGGAACGCCATGCTCAATGCCAAGAAACAAACCCCGACCGCCCGTGAATACGCCGAAACCACCACCCGTGTGCGGGCCGCGTATCAGGATCAGTTCGGCCTTGGTCAACGAACCCTGCTCGACGTGCTCGACAGTGAAAACGAACTCTACAACGCCAACCGCCGCTACACCGAAGTGCGCTACACCGAGGAGTTTTCGATGTACCGCGTGCTGGCGAACATGGGTCAGTTGCTGAGCAAACAACGAGTGGTACTGCCCGCCGATGCGATCGCCTCCACCGAAGTAAAAAACGAAGCGCGTTTGCCTGAACTGAAGTAG